The Xenopus laevis strain J_2021 chromosome 4L, Xenopus_laevis_v10.1, whole genome shotgun sequence genomic sequence GGTGTCCTTGCGTTGGTGGGGCCaatttaacaaaaatgaaaaagataaTAATGTTACCCCCATCCAGAGTgcaagctctattagcccgcacctttggtgggggaaaatattttagggcaactggtgccctttaaggttaaaaaaaaaaatcaaaacacatcCATTGAGTTATCCCACATTCCCCATCAAATGAATTGGCTTACAACGCCCACCCCAAGCCATTAGTGATCAAAGTAAATACAAGTTGACCCACTCCAGAACCTTGGCAATATCGATATAGCAATAATACATAACACACTCATGCCTGTGTTGTTTTTCAGATGACTATTGGACAGAAGCAGAATATTGAATAATTAATAGACGGAAGTGATCACAGATAAAAATGGGGCAATGTGCGAAGTGCTATGTTCTGTGCTTGTTGTATCTCTTTATATAAGGCACTATCTGAGCAACTTACTCAAAAGGTCACGCATGGATTAGATGAATATGGAGTAAAAAGTAGAAATCTTTATTGGTATAAACTACTCATGCCTGATGCGTTTCTTGTTGAGGACACAGAACCTATGACCAAGTGTCCtcgacacgaaacgcgtcaggaatGAATAGTTTATACCAATAAAGATTTCTAATTTTTACTCCATATTTGTCTGATCCATGCGTGGCCTTTTGAGTGCCTTGTTCCGACTTCTTGTTTCCTTGTATACGGTTAATCCGCTCCCCTGAGTTGAGGGCCTGAGGCGGGAGCACCTGGTCCACCTACTCCATTTGGTGACTCTACTGGTGAAGTTTATGCTTGGATATACATGTTTGTTTTGCATTTATACTATCTGAGTAACTACCAGGGATAATGTGGTGCAACTGCACCGGTCTGCTCCTTGGTGGGGCCCTTCAGGAGATATGCCCAAGTGAAAATTTGGGCATCAGGTCAATAAGCCCTTGATTAGGCCTTGGACATTTAGCAGACCTGCATACAGGAAGTTCAGGATGTGGGAGGCACATGGGCATTCTATGGCATGCACCAAGCTTGCAGGTCATTCAAAAAGCTCTGGGTGATACAAGGAGCTTCTGGCAGGCCTTAAGTAAAGGGCCCTCTTGTGCCTGTGACAACACaatattcaaaaaaaatctgacacAAAGAGCAGTTACAGCACTTGAAATGCACTATTTGCACTGTTAGGGCTCCTAGAATGTTGCAGATTCCATTAGCCAACATGGTGAAAAGAGAGGGAGGAATGGATGACTAGACAAGCATAACACAGTCACATCCAAGGCTGATATTATTTCACTTTTAATATAAGAGCGACTTGTTTCTAAGAAATTTTGACCCTTCAAAATTTAAACACAAGTTCCATCCAGACAATTTAGCAGGATATCAATGGAAAGCAGAAAGTAGAGTCATCAGTTTACAAAATGGTGCAGTTCCACACCCGACTGTGTCTATAAAAAGCATCGACGTCCATATCACAAATTCATTCAGCAATAAATAACCAAATCCTTTACATTCATGATGAAAAATGGTATGGGCACCAGGCCCACGGACACTCTCACGGTCTGCTCAGTGAATCTTTAGGAAATGCGGGACAGTGTAATTAAAGAGCAGAAAGTCCATCTTGTACAAGTTGAAGAGTCTGCGCTGGTAGAAGAGCGGCACAGTCTTGAAGAACTCGGCAGCCATCCCATCTGTGGTCCGTGTTGTTTTGGAAGATGATGGAAATTTGAAGGAGTCTCCGACTCCAATAAGCTGCAACAAATACTCAGCATCATCTTCCAGCGTTTCATACTTTCCTACAACATCATAATGGATGATGCACGGATGACAAAGAGAATGCACCCTCTCCCAGTGTTCATTAAAAGGTTCCTCCCTTTGGGTCACCGGGTCCACAAGGTAGTACAAGAACTCCTCAAAGGTGACATCATTGCCGTGCTCCAGGGCCTCTACAGAGGGATCCCTACGATGACGTTCAATGATCTTGGTCCCATATCGCTTGTGAAAGGCTGTGTTATACGTGCGGGTAAACTTGTTCCTGTATGCGGACACCAGCCTCTCAAATGGCTCCCTCACAAAAATAAACTTGAGGTAGTTCCTTAGCCGGTAATTG encodes the following:
- the chst13.L gene encoding carbohydrate (chondroitin 4) sulfotransferase 13 L homeolog precursor; this encodes MALATCLGSFILLIFYFQSHLGSAEEQFLGGRWHGKPRRSPLQSLYDSTQLEPSSIQAKHQRRRELLASTCKTYTRKRRVLTSDDLKHLVVDDTHGLLYCYVPKVACTNWKRVMMVLTGQGKYKDPSLIPANEAHIPSNLRLLSEFSTPEINYRLRNYLKFIFVREPFERLVSAYRNKFTRTYNTAFHKRYGTKIIERHRRDPSVEALEHGNDVTFEEFLYYLVDPVTQREEPFNEHWERVHSLCHPCIIHYDVVGKYETLEDDAEYLLQLIGVGDSFKFPSSSKTTRTTDGMAAEFFKTVPLFYQRRLFNLYKMDFLLFNYTVPHFLKIH